In the genome of Stomoxys calcitrans chromosome 4, idStoCalc2.1, whole genome shotgun sequence, the window TAACATCTGCACCATTAACTAAGTAATTTTTTTGCttgtaaataattatttttggtAATAATTTATTATATGTTAAACTTACTTGAATGAGTTAGATTATCCCTTGCTTTGTCTTCATATGGAAAACTATTACAAATAGATTGTGTGTTAACTACAGCGCTTAGATTATCCATGCCTGGTACTCCCCACCGGTTTGGGGTGCTACTTGGCAAAAATGTTTTTGAGGTTTCCGAATGTACAGTCTAATATGAATACGAGATAATTGTTACAATTGATCTACTATAATTTTTATTActactaaaaatttaccgaAAAACTTCGCATTTCCGCTATTATTTCCCTTAGAAATTCTTGATGTTCTCTTAAGAAATGCGATATTTCTTCTGTCGTTGATGATTCTATATATTTTAATTGGTCCTCCAGTTTTCTGCAAATAGTTAACTGTGTTAATAGAATTCAACAAAATTGAGAATTAAGCATTTTAGGCCATACTCATTTTGATTCAGAAGTTTGTCAATTATGGTTTGCAATTTTCCAGAAACATTTAAGGCTGTCGAAGCAGTTGTTGTAAGACAAGCTAACGAAGCTGTAAAATAGgaataatttgtaaaaatatacatattaatGCGCATAATTTATTTTGGAGTTTCTTACCATCCACTTCAATTTTTTGACTATTATTATCACTTTTGcttttttcttcgaaaacttTTTTCTGTGCAGCTGAAACAGCATTACCAGCGGATGCCTTAACACTAACGGTTGATGCATTTGATGTTCTATTGGTGGCAATGGTTACCAACTCTGTGTCATTCTGTGTTACCGTTTCGTTAGCAAAACCTTTGGTATCATCACTTGAGCGTTTAGCCGCACAAAAAATACCTGTGCATAATTTGGCTAAGTAGTAAGAGAATTTTTTAGGTGGTACATCCTAAAATTGCGACAAGCTTATATTAAACAACCGTATATGTAGTTTTAGTTCGTCCCTTCTTACCTCAACATATACTTCATACATTCGATGTCTGGAGTCATGTTTATTATTGGAATAGCCCTTGGCAAAACATTTTAAACACAACGAGAGTTCTTTGCAATTTTGACATTTAAAGCGAATTCCAGTTATTTTTTCAACGTGACAAGATGCACAAGTGTTGAGATGAATCAGCTTCTCTGTGTCTTCAATCCGTTTAATGAGTGCAATTAAATTTGCGTATATAAGGAAACGTGTTTGTGTTGTGGTCCACAAACAGTGAAACTGATATTCAGTTAGGCCAGACAAATTGTGGcactaaaataaaatgaaaattatttttcatacaGAAATATAGTACACCATAGTACCTACCCTAGCATAGGACTGATCCAAGACCGTTGTGGTGTTTTGAGATCCATATGCTGATGCCTCCCCTATATATGAGAATATTTTCGACAAAATGTTCAGCATATATTCAAAGTTGAGCTTAGATACACATTTTGTCTTCCTGTTACATAGTAAATTGTAAAATTCCAAGACCATTTGGTCTGAAGCATGCAACTTACACAACAAGAGAAATGTTATCTTAATCTCCAAAAGAGATATCGAATGGCGACGATGTCTGTTAAATAAAAGATTTCTATGTAATTGATAAATCAAAAGTATATGATCATACCTACGGatcaaaaatattccaaaagaAATTCGAAAGAACGGCTGTAGCTGATTCCAGGCCATATGATACCATCTTAGTGAAATGCCCTAGCTTTTCACAGGCAAAAAATATGTCATGTATCAAAGAGGTTAACTGGAAAGGCGGAACCATCAAATTAACATCGTCCATTATTCCATGACGATCCATAACAGCCAATaccaatttatatgggatattATTTGCTGTGAAAATAAGTTgataaaatgtaaacaaatcttCTAATTAAGTTTTCCACTTACTAAATAGTATCTTTTGAAGTTTAACAAATTTGGCCGCACATCTATATACAGT includes:
- the LOC106093150 gene encoding dystrotelin isoform X2; the encoded protein is MAWNQLQPFFRISFGIFLIRRHRRHSISLLEIKITFLLLCKLHASDQMVLEFYNLLCNRKTKCVSKLNFEYMLNILSKIFSYIGEASAYGSQNTTTVLDQSYARCHNLSGLTEYQFHCLWTTTQTRFLIYANLIALIKRIEDTEKLIHLNTCASCHVEKITGIRFKCQNCKELSLCLKCFAKGYSNNKHDSRHRMYEVYVEDVPPKKFSYYLAKLCTGIFCAAKRSSDDTKGFANETVTQNDTELVTIATNRTSNASTVSVKASAGNAVSAAQKKVFEEKSKSDNNSQKIEVDASLACLTTTASTALNVSGKLQTIIDKLLNQNEKLEDQLKYIESSTTEEISHFLREHQEFLREIIAEMRSFSTVHSETSKTFLPSSTPNRWGVPGMDNLSAVVNTQSICNSFPYEDKARDNLTHSINGADVNRTYLDANKSDYSINDLSLWFNQRRLSSQPHNSMAMVQPLSVLTEVTSQDELNYYGLNSRDTELDNFKLLLNKVKEIVDDSYSDNADLSEATQNLENVLESIINTEADRKLSLN
- the LOC106093150 gene encoding dystrophin-1 isoform X1; amino-acid sequence: MESVSGGVFPQTTNIICQLHYDFESYKYTVYRCAAKFVKLQKILFTNNIPYKLVLAVMDRHGIMDDVNLMVPPFQLTSLIHDIFFACEKLGHFTKMVSYGLESATAVLSNFFWNIFDPHRRHSISLLEIKITFLLLCKLHASDQMVLEFYNLLCNRKTKCVSKLNFEYMLNILSKIFSYIGEASAYGSQNTTTVLDQSYARCHNLSGLTEYQFHCLWTTTQTRFLIYANLIALIKRIEDTEKLIHLNTCASCHVEKITGIRFKCQNCKELSLCLKCFAKGYSNNKHDSRHRMYEVYVEDVPPKKFSYYLAKLCTGIFCAAKRSSDDTKGFANETVTQNDTELVTIATNRTSNASTVSVKASAGNAVSAAQKKVFEEKSKSDNNSQKIEVDASLACLTTTASTALNVSGKLQTIIDKLLNQNEKLEDQLKYIESSTTEEISHFLREHQEFLREIIAEMRSFSTVHSETSKTFLPSSTPNRWGVPGMDNLSAVVNTQSICNSFPYEDKARDNLTHSINGADVNRTYLDANKSDYSINDLSLWFNQRRLSSQPHNSMAMVQPLSVLTEVTSQDELNYYGLNSRDTELDNFKLLLNKVKEIVDDSYSDNADLSEATQNLENVLESIINTEADRKLSLN